Within the Leptotrichia sp. oral taxon 498 genome, the region CCGCTGTTCTGTCATATTTTTATCACAAACCATATAATGTGGGGCATTATTGAGTTTTTCCAGCTCTTTGTCAGAAACTCCTGTTCCATTATCTTCAACACAAATTATGCAATTTTTTTCATCTTCTTTTACCGAGATATAAATTATACATCCATTTTCGTTGTGATTGATGCTATTTTGAATTAAGTTCGCTAGAGCTCGTTTTATCAAATTACTGTCGATATTGGCAAAGCAAGATACAAGTTCATTTTTCGTCTTCCACTCTATCGGAAATTTTTCATCGATATCCATATTCAAAAAATCAACGACAACTTGCCTAACTACTGCTACTAGATTTTCTTTTTTCTGCTCAAAAGGCTGCATATTATATTCTAACTTTGAAGCAAGGTTCAAATCATTTATTAAATTTTTTATACGCTCACTTTGTTTCAAAATGACGGAAAGCTTTTTATCCGTTTCATCTGATAAATTCAAAGATGTTTTCAATTGACTTGTGTAACCCATTATCATTGATAGTGGAGTACGAATATCGTGAGAAACTCCTGCAATCCAGTTGGCTCGTGCCGTGTCTTTATTTCGCAATTGTTCCCTTTGATTTTGCAAAATTTCAGAAGTTTTATTTATACTTTTTGCAAGTTCTGACAAAACGCCTTTTTCTTTCACATGTACAGGCGTATCTTTAGGCAAATTTTGTATGCCTTTTATTATTGGATTTACAGAACCTAAAAGTTTAGAGTTGGAAATAATGTATATTAAAAATACAAAAATTATGTTTAGACAAAAAAGTATAAGTAAAAATTTTGGAATATTTTTGACAAGTCCGTATTTCCAGTTGGCTACTGGGTATTTCCAATAACTATTTTTAGGATAGCCTAGCACGAGTAAATTATTTTCAACTTTGGAAGTGAAAACAGGATAGTTTTTTATATAGGCATGTGAAAATATGGCAATATCAGATATTGAGTATTCTTTTGGAATATCATCAGGTAAATTGTCTGTTTGCCATATAACTTTCTTTGAATCGTTGTCAATCAAGATTGCCCATATATTTTGTTTTTTTAAGTCAGCAGTCATTTCGTCAGGCAAAGTGTATTTACCATTTTCAAATTTTAACATATCTGCTACTTTAAAAGTATAGTTCATGGGAGGATTCTTTGACACATATTTAAGAATCCATAATCCGTATAAAAAAATATTTAAGAATAGAAGTAGGACAAAACTTAATATTAAGGTTATTATAAAACGACGTATTAGTTTTAGTATGCTTTTCATATCATTTTCCCTCCACAATTAGTTTGTAGCCTAATCCTTTCATTGTTATTAATGACACAGGATGGGAAGGGTTAATTTCAATTTTTTCTCTAATGCGTCTTATATGTGTCATCAGTGAATTTGTATAAACATAGGCATTTTCGCCCCATACAGCTTCACACAATGTATCAATGGTTACAATATGTCCTGCGTTTCGGTAAAGAGTCTGTAATAATTCATATTCCTTTGCGGTTAACGGTATATTTTTATTATCTTTTATAATTTCTCCACGAGAAAAATCAATTTGACAGCCATTTAAATTTACAATTGGACTTTCTTTTTTGTAAGTTCGCCGCAAAATAGCAGTAATTCTGAATAAAAGCTCTTTTGGCAAAAAAGGTTTCACAATATAGTCGTCCGCTCCTAATCCAAAGCCCTTGAATTTATCCTCATCTTCTCCACGTGCTGTAAGAAATAATATTGGATAATTACTGGTTTTTCTCAACTTTTCCAGTAATTCAAAACCGTTCCCATCTGGAAGCATAACATCCAGTATCGCTAAATCAGGCTGTTTTTCTTCAACGCATTTCATAGTTTCTTTCACACTTTTTGCAGTCTGTATATTTTTATACCCGTAATCAGCTAAAATTGATGTAGTCATATCTAAAATTTCCTGCTCATCATCAACAATTAAAATACATTTATTTGTCAAATATTTTTCAATCATTTCAAAATCTCCTTTTATTGCTATTTAAAATTTTATCAATTAATTATAGCATATAAATTAATTTCAGTTTTTTATTTTTCAAAAAAGTAAGGTAAATGTAAAGTAGAGAGAATGTTATCGTAAGGTTGATATGGTAATATATGAGTGTAGGAAAGGAAGGAAGTATAAAATAAATATAAAAAATTTAATAGATGAGAGGAAGATTATTATGAAAATGGAACTAATAAAAAAATTAAGCGATGATGTTTTTGCAGATAAAAAACAACATTTAATGGCTAGCAGAATAGCATTAATTATGAGCGTAGTACCTATTTTAAGTCAAGTTATGTCAATATTTAAGGTAAATTATGTAATAGCGCATATGTTTGGTGCAGTAAATGCCTTGTGTATTCTAGGTTCTTTCGTGTTGTCTGTTTTATGCATAAAAAATCAAAAAAATCGTAATTTTATGAATGTTTGCTCAATAATAATAAGTGGATTTTTTATGCTTGTTGCTGCAGTGTTGATGGCTATAGGTTTAATTTATACTATTGCTTATGTAGTAAAACACTAGAAGAATTAGGAATTTTTGTATAATATTATTTCAGATATTTGAATTTCATATTATGAAAAATAAAAATTTATATATTGATTTGGAATAACAAAATTAATTGTGAAATATCAAAATAAATAGAAATAAATTTATTAGATTTGTTTAAATAAAGGAACTGTCTCAAAAATGATTAAAATTTTGAGACAGCTTTTTTTTTGTCATAAAACAGCAATATTTATATATTTTTAAATCATATTATTATTTTCAAAAATTTCTTCTAAATTCTTACTATTTTTCTCAAACTCAGTTCCTTCCAAATATTTCTCCAAATAATCTTCATCTTTTGCAGTTTCCAATTTTATTTTTTTTGCAATAAATGTATTTTCTAATTTTTTTAAATTTTCCTTTTTTAGAGCAGGATTTTTGATTTCTTCGTTTATCATCAGAATATTTAGAAATAGCAAAGTTTCTTTTCGTTCATTATATTTTCTGATATTATCAGGAACATCACTGTTTCCAATGTTTTTTATATATTCCAAAACTGCTTTTTCAATTTTTCCAGTATTATAATATTTTCTTGCTTCTACAAGCGTGTAGGTCAAATTCATTGAATGAATGTCCTCATCAGACAGGCCCAGCTCTTTTTTCACATTTTCATCTTTTAATAAATTTAACACTTTTTTTATTTGTGCTTGCCTTTGTATTTTGTCTTTTGTTGTATAAATTTTTATCATTTCCAAAATCGGCGTATTTTTATATTTTTCTTTTAACTGAGAATAATATTCGTCATATTTTTTTTGACTTCCATAACTTCGCTCGTAAACCATTTTAGCAAAAGTTTTCTCAAAGTCATAAGGTGTGTATTTTACAAATAAATCCAAGTAATTTTTATAATCTTTTCCAATTTTTGATTCATAGATTGTAATAATATTCTCAGCAGCAACATAATTTCTTTCATCCTTTTTCAAAATATCTGAAAATCGTTGTAATATTTTCCCAATGACAACTTCATCAGTTTGAAAAGCCACAATGTCTCTCGCATCATAATCAGCTTTTACCGTTTCGTTAATAATTTCTTGATTAATTCCCAATTTTTGCAAACTATTTTGTATTTTTTCTTCTCTTGTAAAAGAAAAAGTTAAAATACTTAAAATCAAAAATTTTATCAAAATTATTTTTTTCATCAAATTCTCCTTTTTTATTATTTAGATTTTTATTTATCAAATTATTTTATTTGAACTCCTTCCAATTCTAACAAAAACTGCTTTATATGAAGTCCCCCGCCATAACCAACCAATTTCCCATCGGCACCAATCACACGATGACATGGAATAAAAATTGAAATTTTATTTCGATTATTCGCCATTCCAACTGCACGGACAGCTTTTGGATTATTGATTGCGATTGCGATGTCTTTGTAAGAACGAGTTTTGCCATAAGGAATTTTTTCAAGAGCACTCCAAACAGAAATTTGAAATGGCGTTCCTTCTTTCAAAAATGGCAAATCAAAATTTTTTCGTTTTCTTTCAAAATATTCAAAAAGTTGTTTTTTCGCTTGTTTAATCAGTTCAGTTTCACAAATTTTAAAATCATTATGTTTTTTAAAATCTTCAAAATCTGATTCCCAAATTAAATCTGTGATATGAGAGTCATTTTCCGTCGTAGCAATTCCAATTTTTCCAATTGGAGTGTTTGTTTCATAAAAATAAATGTTTTTTTTCATTGCGTTTACTCCTTAATTTTCATTTATAGTAAAACTACTTTAAAACTAAACTCAAAAGTTATGGCTACTTACTTAAAATCCAAATTTATACAATTTTAGTAGTTTGGTTTTAAATAGGTCCGAGTGTACAATTGATTTAAAAAAATTAACTTCAAATTACAAAAAATTTTTCATAAATTATTCTCTCTCAAATTTTACTTCAAACTCTTTTCCAAAAAACGCAATTCCAATTTTTAAAATATTGTCAATTCCAGCATTTTTCAAAATTGAAGTATACTCTTTTTCTTCAATTTGATGTAGTGCAACTTCACATTCGTTTAACAATTTTTTGTGAACCTTTTCTGAATTTAATTTCAAATTATCTATATTTATTGCTTTTAATTCAATGATAATTCCTTCTTTTCTTCCAAAAATATTTTTAGGTTTCAAAAGTAAATCATATCGACCTTTTCCTGAAAAATTAT harbors:
- a CDS encoding sensor histidine kinase, with translation MNYTFKVADMLKFENGKYTLPDEMTADLKKQNIWAILIDNDSKKVIWQTDNLPDDIPKEYSISDIAIFSHAYIKNYPVFTSKVENNLLVLGYPKNSYWKYPVANWKYGLVKNIPKFLLILFCLNIIFVFLIYIISNSKLLGSVNPIIKGIQNLPKDTPVHVKEKGVLSELAKSINKTSEILQNQREQLRNKDTARANWIAGVSHDIRTPLSMIMGYTSQLKTSLNLSDETDKKLSVILKQSERIKNLINDLNLASKLEYNMQPFEQKKENLVAVVRQVVVDFLNMDIDEKFPIEWKTKNELVSCFANIDSNLIKRALANLIQNSINHNENGCIIYISVKEDEKNCIICVEDNGTGVSDKELEKLNNAPHYMVCDKNMTEQRHGLGLLIVKQIIDVHNGKIMMKHSEYGGFKVVLEIPEI
- a CDS encoding response regulator transcription factor, which gives rise to MIEKYLTNKCILIVDDEQEILDMTTSILADYGYKNIQTAKSVKETMKCVEEKQPDLAILDVMLPDGNGFELLEKLRKTSNYPILFLTARGEDEDKFKGFGLGADDYIVKPFLPKELLFRITAILRRTYKKESPIVNLNGCQIDFSRGEIIKDNKNIPLTAKEYELLQTLYRNAGHIVTIDTLCEAVWGENAYVYTNSLMTHIRRIREKIEINPSHPVSLITMKGLGYKLIVEGK
- a CDS encoding methylated-DNA--[protein]-cysteine S-methyltransferase produces the protein MKKNIYFYETNTPIGKIGIATTENDSHITDLIWESDFEDFKKHNDFKICETELIKQAKKQLFEYFERKRKNFDLPFLKEGTPFQISVWSALEKIPYGKTRSYKDIAIAINNPKAVRAVGMANNRNKISIFIPCHRVIGADGKLVGYGGGLHIKQFLLELEGVQIK